One stretch of Miscanthus floridulus cultivar M001 chromosome 18, ASM1932011v1, whole genome shotgun sequence DNA includes these proteins:
- the LOC136519963 gene encoding exopolygalacturonase-like — MPLRLAAALLLLATATTSWFAEVATAGRVFNVSDFGAVADGRTDDSEAFLRAWTKACATPGRAAVVVPRGDYLLHPLVFRGPCKGYMEVHVRGVLRAPPGLGAFRGCREWVHFSSIDGLLVTGGGTFDGRGATAWPLNECPQKRDCKLLPTSIKLGLVRNATITGVTSLDSKFFHVTVVGSHDVRIHRVSIRAPRSSPNTDGVHIQGSSNVHVTDCAVATGDDCVSVGPGASDVVVSGVSCGPGHGISVGSLGRYPGEEDVRRLRVANCTLAGTSNGVRIKTWRGETWPTAVSGLVFEDIVMRKVRNPIIIDQEYCPYASCRESEQRPSAVRISDVKFRNIRGESATKVAVKLSCSEASPCRELELRDIDLRYVKRGVATQSRCAHVAGGVVGGTLVPPSCI; from the exons ATGCCACTGCGCTTAGCCGCCGCTCTGCTTCTCCTGGCCACGGCGACGACGTCGTGGTTCGCGGAGGTCGCCACTGCCGGCCGCGTCTTCAACGTCTCGGATTTCGGCGCGGTCGCCGACGGGCGCACGGACGATTCCGAGGCTTTCCTTCGGGCGTGGACGAAGGCGTGCGCGACGCCAGGGAGAGCCGCGGTCGTCGTCCCCAGGGGCGACTACCTGCTGCACCCGCTGGTGTTCCGGGGTCCCTGCAAGGGCTACATGGAGGTCCACGTCCGCGGCGTCCTCCGCGCGCCGCCGGGACTCGGCGCCTTCCGTGGCTGCCGCGAGTGGGTCCACTTCTCCAGCATCGACGGGCTGCTCGTCACCGGCGGCGGCACGTTCGATGGCCGCGGCGCCACGGCGTGGCCGCTCAATGAGTGCCCGCAGAAACGCGACTGCAAGCTTCTGCCCACC tccATCAAGCTCGGGCTGGTGAGGAACGCGACCATCACGGGCGTGACGTCGCTGGACAGCAAGTTCTTCCACGTCACGGTGGTGGGCAGCCACGACGTGCGCATCCACCGCGTGAGCATCCGCGCGCCGCGCAGCAGCCCCAACACGGACGGCGTGCACATCCAGGGCTCCTCCAACGTGCACGTCACGGACTGCGCCGTGGCCACCGGCGACGACTGCGTCTCCGTCGGACCGGGCGCCTCGGACGTGGTGGTGTCCGGGGTGTCGTGCGGGCCGGGCCACGGCATCAGCGTGGGCAGCCTCGGCAGGTACCCCGGCGAGGAGGACGTGCGGCGGCTGCGCGTGGCCAACTGCACCCTCGCCGGCACGTCCAACGGCGTGCGGATCAAGACGTGGCGCGGCGAGACCTGGCCCACCGCTGTGTCCGGGCTCGTCTTCGAGGACATCGTCATGAGGAAGGTCCGCAACCCCATCATCATCGACCAGGAGTACTGCCCCTACGCCTCCTGCCGCGAATCG GAGCAGCGGCCGTCGGCGGTGAGGATAAGCGACGTCAAGTTCAGGAACATCCGGGGCGAGTCGGCGACCAAGGTCGCCGTGAAGCTGTCGTGCAGCGAGGCGAGCCCGTGCCGGGAGCTGGAGCTCAGGGACATCGACCTGCGCTACGTCAAGCGCGGCGTCGCCACGCAGTCGCGGTGCGCGCACGTCGCCGGCGGTGTGGTCGGCGGCACTCTAGTCCCTCCCTCGTGCATATGA